The proteins below are encoded in one region of Roseovarius bejariae:
- a CDS encoding BCCT family transporter, translating into MADETTNQGIPAPEGHADIIETDYEIGQDNIEAKIGPFGLDIHNPVFFISGLAVVVFVFYSLALPEQASSVFSWLFSAVTKGFDWFFLGAANIFVVFCLLLIVTPYGSVRLGGANATPDYGYIGWFAMLFAAGMGIGLLFFGVSEPMSHFSSSLGGTAMEGGARTDWAPLGAAGGDEAAAQRLGMAATIFHWGLHPWAIYAVVALALALFSYNKGLPLTLRSAFYPLFGERVWGWTGHIIDTLAVFATLFGLATSLGFGAEQTASGLTFLFGSGDAAEGTRAFMGITYGNSEESGVANNPLLLVILISGITAVALVSVVRGLDGGVKVLSEINMGLAALLLVFVFLVGGPIFLITLFFDSIWAYLQNLFALSNPFGREDVNFSQGWTSFYWAWWISWSPFVGMFIARVSRGRTVREFIICVLLIPTLVCVLWMTVFGGTALNQVVADGYEGAKNAALELKLFYMLEQLPLATITSVIGIILVVVFFVTSSDSGSLVIDTITAGGKVDAPVSQRVFWCVFEGAVAIVLLIGGGLASLQSAVISTGLPFTLVLLVMCYAIWKGLASEKR; encoded by the coding sequence ATGGCCGATGAAACAACAAATCAGGGTATTCCTGCCCCAGAGGGGCATGCGGATATCATTGAGACCGATTACGAGATCGGTCAGGATAATATCGAAGCGAAGATCGGGCCGTTCGGACTGGACATTCACAACCCGGTTTTCTTCATCTCGGGGCTGGCGGTTGTCGTCTTCGTGTTCTACTCGCTGGCGCTTCCCGAACAGGCAAGCAGCGTTTTCAGCTGGCTGTTTTCGGCGGTGACGAAGGGCTTTGACTGGTTCTTCCTTGGCGCCGCGAACATTTTCGTCGTTTTCTGCCTTCTGCTGATCGTGACGCCATATGGCAGCGTTCGGCTGGGCGGTGCGAATGCCACGCCGGACTATGGCTATATCGGCTGGTTCGCGATGCTGTTTGCCGCCGGTATGGGCATCGGCCTGCTGTTCTTCGGGGTGTCCGAGCCGATGAGCCACTTCTCGAGCTCGCTTGGTGGCACCGCCATGGAGGGCGGCGCACGGACCGACTGGGCCCCGCTGGGCGCAGCCGGGGGCGACGAGGCCGCGGCACAACGCCTTGGCATGGCGGCGACGATCTTCCACTGGGGGCTGCACCCCTGGGCGATCTACGCGGTCGTCGCGCTGGCACTGGCGCTGTTCAGCTACAACAAGGGCTTGCCGCTTACCCTGCGGTCGGCGTTCTACCCGTTGTTCGGTGAACGTGTCTGGGGCTGGACCGGCCACATCATCGACACGCTGGCGGTTTTCGCCACGCTTTTCGGTCTGGCGACCTCGCTGGGCTTCGGCGCGGAACAGACCGCTTCGGGCCTGACGTTCCTCTTCGGGTCGGGCGATGCGGCGGAAGGTACGCGTGCCTTCATGGGCATCACCTATGGCAATAGCGAGGAAAGCGGTGTCGCGAACAACCCGCTGCTGCTGGTCATCCTGATTTCCGGTATCACCGCGGTTGCGCTGGTGTCGGTGGTTCGTGGCCTTGACGGTGGTGTGAAGGTTCTGTCCGAGATCAACATGGGCCTTGCGGCGCTGCTGCTTGTCTTCGTGTTCCTCGTGGGTGGTCCGATCTTCCTGATCACGCTGTTCTTCGACAGCATCTGGGCCTACCTGCAGAACCTGTTTGCCTTGTCGAACCCGTTCGGCCGTGAAGACGTGAACTTCAGCCAGGGCTGGACCTCGTTTTACTGGGCGTGGTGGATCAGCTGGTCACCCTTCGTCGGCATGTTCATCGCCCGTGTGAGCCGTGGCCGCACCGTGCGCGAGTTCATCATCTGCGTGCTGCTGATTCCGACCCTCGTCTGTGTCCTTTGGATGACCGTCTTTGGCGGCACGGCCCTCAACCAGGTTGTCGCTGACGGCTACGAAGGGGCCAAGAACGCAGCGCTGGAACTCAAGCTGTTCTACATGCTGGAGCAATTGCCGCTGGCAACCATCACCTCGGTGATCGGTATCATCCTCGTGGTGGTCTTCTTCGTGACCTCCTCGGACTCCGGGTCGCTGGTGATCGACACGATCACAGCAGGCGGCAAGGTGGATGCGCCGGTTTCGCAGCGTGTGTTCTGGTGTGTCTTCGAGGGGGCGGTCGCGATCGTGCTGTTGATCGGCGGTGGCCTTGCGTCGCTGCAATCGGCGGTGATTTCCACCGGATTGCCCTTCACGCTGGTTCTGCTGGTGATGTGCTATGCCATCTGGAAGGGTCTGGCGAGCGAGAAGCGCTAA
- a CDS encoding SspB family protein, which produces MSDTIDYGKLMHRAMRGLIQDVLTDVRDNGLPGAHHFFITFDTTHPDVQIADWLHDRYPSEMTVVMQHWFDDLEVTDEGFSVTLNFGDAPEHLYVPYDSIQTFVDPSVEFGLRFETQDEDEPTDPTDEQPDDTDEEPEGEDDHGDAEVVSLDSFRK; this is translated from the coding sequence ATGTCTGACACGATTGACTATGGAAAACTGATGCATCGGGCCATGCGCGGCCTGATTCAGGATGTTCTGACCGATGTACGGGATAACGGCCTTCCGGGCGCGCATCACTTCTTTATCACCTTCGACACAACGCACCCCGACGTTCAGATCGCCGACTGGCTGCATGATCGCTATCCCTCTGAAATGACTGTAGTAATGCAGCATTGGTTTGATGATCTGGAGGTCACCGATGAAGGGTTTTCTGTCACCCTGAACTTCGGCGACGCGCCCGAGCATCTTTATGTCCCCTACGACTCGATCCAGACATTCGTGGACCCATCGGTGGAATTCGGCCTTCGCTTCGAGACACAAGACGAAGACGAGCCGACCGATCCAACGGATGAGCAGCCTGACGACACCGACGAAGAGCCCGAGGGCGAGGACGACCATGGTGATGCCGAGGTTGTCAGCCTAGACAGCTTCCGGAAATAG
- a CDS encoding cryptochrome/photolyase family protein produces MSDRQATILWLRRDLRLSDHPAFMAAIARGGPVVPVFIHDDLVEGLGAAPKWRLGLSLADLAARLEAVGSRLILRRGDALAVLRSLVEELGAGAVMWSRLYDPQSIERDTRVKAALKDDGVEVESHAGHLLFEPWTVETGAGGFYKVYTPFWRAVRGREVAAPLAAPAEIAAPAAWPMSETLDDWQLGRAMNRGAEVCRPYQRVGEEAAQGRLGWFMGEAVGGYNAARDLPAEDGTSGLSENLALGEISPRRCWHAGMRAMEEGKPGAETWLQELVWREFAYHLIYHTPHITSESWREEWRDFPWSEVEDDRVLAWKQGRTGVPFVDAAMREMYVTGKMHNRARMIVASYLTKHLMTHWRIGQAWFEECLTDWDPASNALGWQWSAGSGPDATPYFRIFNAETQAKKFDPEGVYLRRWIAERQRGPTSTALSFFEAVPRSWGLSPHMPYPEEPIVGLKEGRRLALDAYEGWKT; encoded by the coding sequence ATGAGTGACAGACAAGCGACGATCCTTTGGCTGCGGCGCGATCTGCGGCTGAGCGATCATCCGGCGTTTATGGCCGCGATCGCGCGGGGCGGGCCGGTGGTGCCTGTTTTCATTCACGACGATCTGGTCGAGGGATTGGGGGCGGCCCCCAAGTGGCGTTTGGGTTTGTCTCTGGCGGACCTCGCCGCGCGGCTTGAGGCCGTTGGGAGCCGTTTGATCCTGCGACGCGGCGATGCCTTGGCGGTGCTGCGCAGCTTGGTGGAAGAGTTGGGCGCGGGCGCTGTAATGTGGTCGCGGCTTTATGATCCTCAGAGTATTGAGCGCGACACGCGGGTGAAGGCCGCGTTGAAAGACGATGGTGTGGAGGTGGAAAGCCACGCCGGTCATTTGCTTTTTGAGCCATGGACGGTGGAGACTGGGGCAGGCGGCTTTTACAAGGTCTATACGCCGTTTTGGCGGGCTGTGCGCGGGCGTGAGGTTGCCGCGCCATTGGCGGCCCCTGCGGAGATTGCTGCGCCTGCGGCATGGCCCATGAGTGAGACACTGGATGATTGGCAACTGGGCCGAGCGATGAACCGAGGCGCGGAGGTGTGTCGCCCCTATCAGCGGGTCGGCGAGGAGGCGGCACAAGGGCGGCTTGGCTGGTTCATGGGCGAGGCTGTCGGAGGTTACAATGCGGCGCGGGATTTACCCGCGGAGGATGGGACCTCGGGGCTGTCTGAGAACCTTGCGCTTGGTGAAATTTCCCCGCGCCGGTGCTGGCACGCGGGTATGCGCGCGATGGAGGAGGGTAAGCCGGGGGCCGAGACTTGGTTGCAGGAGCTGGTCTGGCGCGAGTTTGCCTATCATCTGATCTATCACACGCCGCATATTACCAGTGAAAGCTGGCGTGAAGAATGGCGGGATTTCCCGTGGTCCGAAGTGGAGGACGACAGGGTGCTGGCGTGGAAGCAGGGGCGCACGGGGGTACCCTTTGTCGATGCCGCCATGCGCGAGATGTATGTCACCGGCAAGATGCACAACCGTGCGCGGATGATCGTGGCTTCGTATCTGACCAAGCACCTGATGACCCATTGGCGGATCGGGCAGGCGTGGTTCGAGGAGTGTCTGACCGATTGGGACCCGGCGAGCAACGCCCTTGGCTGGCAGTGGTCGGCGGGGTCGGGGCCGGATGCGACACCCTATTTCCGGATTTTCAACGCCGAGACGCAGGCCAAGAAGTTTGATCCCGAAGGGGTTTACCTGCGCCGCTGGATCGCGGAGCGCCAGCGGGGGCCGACAAGCACGGCGCTCAGCTTTTTCGAAGCGGTGCCGCGGTCATGGGGCCTGAGCCCGCATATGCCCTATCCTGAGGAGCCCATCGTCGGCCTGAAGGAGGGGCGGCGCCTTGCGCTTGACGCCTATGAAGGGTGGAAAACCTGA
- a CDS encoding aminotransferase class V-fold PLP-dependent enzyme: MQLDTQFVRSQFPAFSEPSLEGQAFFENAGGSYTCGAVIDRLTRYYRQRKVQPYGHYEASRLAGEEMDEARARLAALLGVATDEVSFGPSTTQNTYVLAQAFRKWMGEGDAIVVTDQDHEANSGPWRRLAEAGIDVREWRIDPESGLLRLEDLEHLLDDWVRLVCFPHCSNVVGAINPVVEITAAAHAAGAFVCVDGVSYAPHGFPDVGGMGPDIYLFSAYKTYGPHQGIMVIRRELGELLPNQAHYFNAGVLYKRFTPAGPDHAQVAASAGMADYVEALAAHHGIGGEAGARGQAVHDLMRAHEVELLQPLLDAVRDRNSVRLLGPEEAGARAPTVALALNGPGAEAAAQLAKRGIMAGGGDFYAQRPLGAMGVDPEKGVLRLSFVHYTSRAEIDKLLNALDDIL; this comes from the coding sequence ATGCAGCTTGATACCCAATTCGTACGATCCCAGTTCCCGGCGTTTTCCGAACCCAGCCTTGAGGGGCAAGCGTTTTTCGAGAATGCGGGCGGGTCTTATACCTGCGGTGCGGTGATTGACCGGCTGACGCGGTATTACCGGCAGCGCAAGGTGCAGCCCTATGGCCACTACGAGGCCAGCCGTCTGGCGGGCGAGGAAATGGACGAGGCGCGCGCGCGTCTGGCGGCGCTTTTGGGCGTGGCCACGGATGAGGTGAGTTTCGGGCCGTCCACCACGCAGAATACCTATGTTCTGGCACAGGCCTTCCGGAAGTGGATGGGCGAGGGCGACGCGATTGTCGTCACCGATCAGGACCACGAGGCCAATTCCGGGCCGTGGCGGCGACTGGCCGAGGCGGGGATCGACGTGCGCGAGTGGCGGATCGACCCCGAGAGCGGGCTTTTGCGGCTGGAGGATCTTGAGCACCTGTTGGATGACTGGGTGCGGTTGGTGTGTTTTCCGCATTGTTCCAACGTGGTCGGTGCCATCAACCCGGTGGTCGAGATCACCGCCGCCGCCCATGCGGCCGGGGCTTTCGTTTGTGTTGACGGGGTAAGTTACGCGCCGCACGGTTTCCCGGATGTGGGCGGCATGGGGCCGGATATTTACCTGTTTTCCGCTTACAAGACCTATGGGCCGCATCAGGGGATCATGGTGATCCGGCGTGAATTGGGGGAGTTGCTGCCCAATCAGGCGCATTATTTCAACGCGGGTGTTCTGTATAAAAGGTTTACCCCGGCGGGGCCGGATCATGCGCAGGTGGCGGCGAGTGCCGGTATGGCGGATTATGTGGAAGCCTTGGCGGCGCATCATGGGATCGGGGGCGAGGCCGGCGCACGCGGGCAGGCGGTGCATGATCTGATGCGCGCGCATGAGGTCGAGCTTTTGCAACCCCTGCTGGACGCGGTGAGGGATCGCAACTCGGTTCGCTTGCTGGGGCCGGAGGAGGCCGGGGCGCGGGCCCCAACCGTTGCGCTTGCCTTGAATGGGCCGGGGGCCGAGGCAGCGGCGCAACTGGCCAAGCGGGGCATCATGGCGGGTGGTGGTGACTTTTATGCGCAACGGCCCTTGGGGGCCATGGGCGTGGACCCGGAAAAGGGCGTGTTGCGGTTGAGTTTCGTGCATTACACCAGCCGTGCGGAGATTGATAAGCTTTTGAATGCCTTGGACGATATTCTTTGA
- the ptsP gene encoding phosphoenolpyruvate--protein phosphotransferase produces MTQEHQTDSRQMLGRLRSVMAEDAAGQQRLDRITTLIAEEMKTEVCSIYLFRDEDTLELCATEGLNPEAVHETRMRLGEGLVGRVARTGKLVNTDDAPGTRGFRYMPETGEEAYSAFLGVPIQRLGEMLGVIVVQSKDARSFSEEEVYAIEVVAMVIAEMAELGAFVGEGAAMSARHQQPVLFRGTSAQEGNAQGHVWLHEPRVVVTNPIAEDPHRELERLESAVDELRVGVDRMLSTAKSGDKEQLQVLEAYRMFANSKGWMRRMEEDISRGLSAEAAVEKEQSTARARMGQVTDVYLRDRLHDLDDLSNRLLRILTGQGNETGAEMPADPILIARNIGPAELLDYGRRLKGIILEEGSVGSHAAIVARALAIPLVIHASRITTEALNGDPVLVDGEQGIVHLRPDESVIAAFRDKMAMQAKAQERYASIRNKPAETLCGHHIGLHMNAGLMADLPSLESSGAEGVGLFRTELQFLIRNHMPKRAELSELYSRVMDAAMGKRVVFRTLDIGSDKVLPYMKAVDEPNPALGWRAVRIGLDKPGVMRMQLQALVRAAAGRPLSVMFPFIAQREEYFAARDEMDKALERERILGHPLPESLEVGAMLETPSLAYASDSFYEAVDFLSIGGNDLKQFFFAADRENELVRKRYDTLNVSFLGFIEHIVDRCAATNTPLSFCGEDAGRPVEAACFAAIGLNSLSMRPASIGPVKSILRRTNLIELRNVIDKARDEGAQSVRPAVMDYLRGKL; encoded by the coding sequence ATGACGCAAGAGCACCAAACAGACAGCCGCCAAATGCTGGGCCGACTGCGCAGCGTCATGGCCGAAGACGCCGCCGGTCAACAACGGCTTGACCGGATTACAACCCTCATCGCCGAAGAAATGAAGACCGAGGTCTGCTCGATCTACCTTTTCCGCGACGAAGACACGCTCGAACTCTGCGCCACCGAAGGCCTCAACCCCGAGGCCGTACACGAAACCCGGATGCGACTTGGCGAGGGCCTCGTGGGGCGCGTCGCCCGCACCGGCAAGCTCGTCAATACCGATGACGCCCCCGGCACACGCGGCTTCCGCTACATGCCCGAAACCGGCGAAGAGGCCTATAGCGCCTTTCTCGGCGTCCCCATCCAGCGGCTTGGCGAGATGCTGGGCGTGATCGTCGTACAGTCCAAGGATGCGCGCAGCTTCTCCGAGGAAGAGGTTTACGCCATCGAGGTCGTCGCCATGGTCATCGCCGAGATGGCCGAACTGGGCGCTTTCGTGGGCGAAGGCGCGGCCATGTCCGCCCGCCACCAACAACCCGTCCTGTTTCGCGGCACCTCGGCACAGGAAGGCAACGCACAGGGCCATGTCTGGCTGCACGAACCGCGCGTCGTGGTCACCAACCCCATCGCCGAAGACCCCCACCGCGAGCTTGAGCGCCTCGAAAGCGCCGTCGATGAACTGCGGGTCGGCGTTGACCGGATGTTATCCACCGCCAAATCCGGCGATAAGGAGCAACTCCAGGTACTCGAAGCCTACCGGATGTTCGCCAACTCCAAGGGCTGGATGCGCCGCATGGAGGAAGACATCAGTCGCGGCCTGTCCGCCGAGGCTGCCGTGGAAAAGGAACAATCCACCGCCCGCGCCCGTATGGGGCAAGTCACGGATGTCTACCTGCGCGACCGCCTGCATGACCTCGACGACCTGTCCAACCGGCTACTGCGAATCCTGACCGGGCAAGGCAATGAAACCGGCGCCGAAATGCCCGCCGACCCGATCCTGATCGCGCGCAACATAGGCCCGGCCGAACTTCTCGATTACGGTCGCAGGCTCAAAGGGATCATTCTTGAGGAAGGCTCTGTCGGCTCCCATGCGGCCATCGTGGCGCGGGCGCTCGCCATTCCCCTTGTGATCCACGCCAGCCGCATCACCACCGAGGCGCTCAACGGCGACCCCGTGCTGGTCGATGGCGAACAAGGCATCGTTCATCTGCGGCCCGATGAATCGGTGATCGCGGCGTTCCGTGACAAGATGGCGATGCAGGCCAAGGCGCAGGAACGCTATGCCTCGATCCGCAACAAACCCGCCGAAACGCTCTGCGGCCACCACATCGGGTTGCACATGAATGCGGGGCTCATGGCCGACCTGCCCAGCCTCGAAAGCTCGGGCGCCGAAGGCGTCGGGCTGTTTCGTACGGAATTGCAGTTCCTGATTCGCAACCACATGCCCAAGCGCGCCGAATTGAGCGAGCTTTATTCACGCGTCATGGACGCCGCCATGGGCAAGCGTGTGGTGTTTCGCACGCTCGACATCGGGTCCGACAAGGTCCTGCCCTACATGAAAGCCGTGGATGAGCCCAACCCGGCGCTTGGCTGGCGCGCGGTAAGGATCGGGCTTGATAAACCCGGGGTCATGCGGATGCAGCTTCAGGCGCTCGTGCGCGCCGCTGCCGGACGCCCATTGTCGGTCATGTTCCCCTTCATCGCGCAGCGCGAAGAATATTTCGCTGCCCGCGACGAGATGGACAAGGCGCTTGAACGCGAACGTATTCTTGGCCACCCCCTGCCCGAAAGCCTTGAGGTGGGGGCGATGCTCGAAACCCCCTCGCTCGCCTATGCCTCGGACAGTTTCTACGAGGCCGTGGATTTCCTTTCCATCGGCGGCAACGACCTCAAGCAGTTCTTCTTTGCCGCCGACCGTGAAAACGAACTTGTGCGCAAGCGCTACGATACCCTCAATGTGTCGTTCCTTGGCTTCATTGAACATATCGTTGACCGCTGTGCGGCCACCAACACCCCGCTCAGCTTTTGTGGCGAGGATGCGGGCCGCCCTGTCGAAGCCGCCTGTTTCGCCGCCATCGGGTTGAACAGCCTCTCGATGCGCCCGGCCTCCATCGGCCCGGTCAAATCCATCCTGCGCCGGACCAACCTGATCGAGTTGCGCAACGTGATTGACAAGGCCCGCGACGAGGGCGCGCAATCGGTGCGCCCCGCGGTGATGGACTACCTGCGCGGCAAGCTCTGA
- a CDS encoding aspartate kinase — MPVLVMKFGGTSVATLDRIRRAAKRVGVEVAKGYDVIVIVSAMSGETNKLVGFVNETSPLYDAREYDAVVSSGENVTAGLMALTLQEMNVPARSWQGWQVPLKTTSAHSAARIEEIPTDNINARFADGMRVAVVAGFQGISPEGRITTLGRGGSDTTAVAFAAAFDAERCDIYTDVDGVYTTDPRIADKARKLDRIAFEEMLELASLGAKVLQTRSVELAMRYNVKLRVLSSFEEQSDDAGTLVCAEEEIVESNVVSGIAYSRDEAKMTLISVADRPGIAAAIFGPLSDAGVNVDMIVQNISEEGRTDMTFSCPTDQVKRAEKALAEAKDRGDINYHDLVADTNVAKVSAVGIGMRSQSGVAAKMFKTLSDEGVNIKVIATSEIKISVLIDRKYMELAVQSLHDAFELDKVT; from the coding sequence ATGCCCGTTCTCGTGATGAAATTCGGCGGCACCTCCGTCGCCACGCTTGACCGAATCCGCCGCGCCGCCAAGCGCGTGGGCGTCGAAGTGGCCAAGGGCTATGACGTCATCGTCATCGTTTCGGCCATGTCGGGCGAAACCAACAAGCTGGTGGGCTTCGTCAATGAAACCTCGCCACTCTATGACGCGCGGGAATACGATGCCGTGGTCTCCTCGGGCGAAAACGTCACCGCCGGTCTGATGGCGCTCACCTTGCAGGAAATGAACGTCCCGGCCCGTAGCTGGCAAGGCTGGCAGGTGCCGCTCAAGACCACCTCGGCCCACTCCGCCGCCCGGATCGAGGAGATTCCCACCGACAACATCAACGCGCGTTTCGCCGACGGCATGCGCGTGGCCGTGGTCGCCGGTTTCCAGGGAATCAGCCCCGAAGGCCGCATCACCACCCTTGGCCGGGGCGGCTCGGATACCACCGCCGTGGCCTTCGCCGCCGCCTTCGACGCCGAACGCTGCGACATCTACACCGATGTGGACGGGGTCTATACCACCGACCCCCGCATCGCCGACAAGGCCCGCAAACTCGACCGGATCGCCTTCGAGGAAATGCTCGAACTGGCCTCGCTTGGGGCAAAAGTGCTGCAAACCCGCTCGGTCGAACTGGCCATGCGCTATAACGTCAAGCTGCGCGTCCTGAGCAGCTTCGAAGAACAATCAGACGACGCAGGAACCCTGGTCTGCGCCGAGGAGGAAATCGTGGAATCAAATGTTGTAAGCGGCATCGCCTATTCCCGCGACGAGGCGAAAATGACCCTGATCTCGGTCGCCGACCGCCCCGGCATCGCCGCCGCCATCTTCGGGCCGCTCTCGGATGCCGGCGTCAACGTCGACATGATCGTTCAGAACATCTCGGAGGAAGGCCGCACCGACATGACCTTCTCCTGCCCCACGGATCAGGTAAAGCGCGCCGAAAAGGCCCTTGCCGAAGCCAAGGATCGCGGCGACATCAATTATCACGACCTCGTGGCCGACACCAATGTCGCCAAGGTCTCTGCCGTCGGCATCGGGATGCGCAGCCAGTCGGGCGTCGCCGCCAAGATGTTCAAAACGCTGTCCGATGAAGGTGTGAACATCAAGGTCATTGCAACCTCCGAGATAAAAATTTCCGTGCTGATCGACCGGAAATACATGGAACTCGCCGTGCAATCCCTGCATGATGCCTTCGAATTGGACAAAGTGACCTGA
- the chrA gene encoding chromate efflux transporter: MQPSYGDLFRVFGRIGLLSFGGPAAQIALMHTELVDRHKWLKEQQFLGALSFCMLLPGPEAMQLATYAGWRLRGTLGGLIAGGLFVVPGALVILGLAMGYAAYGQVPVIQSLFLGIKATVVVIVLQALLSLSRRALKGWDSWALAGLGFVAMFFFSVPFPAIIIAAAFWGFTTQRADQNSPHEEHPVIYYFKTIKTIILWLVIWATPIVTAWAMGATFLTEIALFFSKLAVVTFGGAYAVLAYMTQAVVETHGWLTTPEMIDALGLAETTPGPLILVTQFVGHLAGHHEGGAPLALSAGVMALWVTFTPCFLWIFAGAPYVETLLARPRLKEALAAISAAVVGVILNLSVWFALHVVFQEVATGQFGPSPNLSSFSPMSAIFIAVASVLHLYLRLSMIRTLCLMVGLVGMLHFVI, translated from the coding sequence ATGCAACCCTCTTACGGTGATCTTTTTCGGGTGTTCGGACGTATCGGCCTTCTGTCCTTCGGCGGCCCGGCCGCCCAGATCGCGCTTATGCATACCGAACTGGTCGACCGTCATAAGTGGTTGAAAGAACAACAGTTTCTCGGTGCATTATCCTTCTGCATGCTACTCCCCGGCCCCGAGGCCATGCAACTGGCCACCTACGCAGGTTGGCGCCTGCGCGGCACCCTCGGCGGCCTCATCGCGGGTGGTTTGTTCGTCGTACCCGGAGCACTGGTCATCCTCGGGCTTGCCATGGGCTATGCCGCCTATGGGCAAGTCCCTGTTATTCAATCGCTTTTCTTGGGGATCAAGGCCACCGTCGTGGTCATCGTGTTACAAGCCCTGCTCTCGCTCTCACGTCGCGCGCTCAAGGGATGGGACAGTTGGGCACTTGCCGGTCTGGGGTTCGTGGCGATGTTTTTCTTTTCGGTGCCCTTTCCCGCCATCATCATCGCGGCAGCATTCTGGGGCTTCACCACACAACGTGCAGACCAGAATTCACCACATGAAGAACACCCTGTAATATATTATTTTAAAACCATTAAAACTATTATTCTCTGGCTGGTTATTTGGGCCACTCCCATCGTGACAGCCTGGGCCATGGGTGCCACGTTCCTGACCGAGATCGCACTGTTCTTTTCGAAACTCGCCGTCGTCACCTTCGGTGGTGCCTATGCCGTTTTGGCCTACATGACCCAAGCGGTCGTCGAAACCCACGGCTGGCTCACCACCCCCGAAATGATCGACGCTTTGGGCCTTGCCGAAACCACCCCCGGCCCGCTGATCCTTGTCACGCAGTTCGTCGGTCACCTTGCCGGCCATCATGAGGGCGGCGCGCCGCTCGCGCTGAGCGCCGGCGTAATGGCCCTTTGGGTCACCTTTACCCCTTGTTTCCTTTGGATTTTCGCAGGTGCGCCCTATGTCGAAACCCTGCTCGCGCGACCGCGCCTGAAGGAGGCCTTGGCTGCAATTTCCGCGGCTGTCGTGGGGGTCATCCTCAACCTGTCGGTCTGGTTTGCCCTGCATGTGGTGTTCCAAGAGGTCGCAACCGGACAGTTCGGCCCCAGTCCCAACTTATCTAGCTTTAGCCCAATGTCGGCCATTTTCATCGCCGTGGCCTCTGTCCTGCACTTATACCTGCGCCTGTCGATGATCCGCACGCTGTGTCTCATGGTCGGACTTGTCGGAATGCTTCACTTCGTCATCTGA